A stretch of Desulfitobacterium dichloroeliminans LMG P-21439 DNA encodes these proteins:
- a CDS encoding HutP family protein — MNRVVAESKKIAMAALRMAMTESREEEAHLKEGFGRHGIHTVAVDYGGEYLTAIKKIVERAIVSAKREGVIKETHGDEGAVAGATREALSQIMPKAMGLNIGGKIGIARRDEHLSVAVFFGVGLLHLDEVAVGLGHRAVPGETNA; from the coding sequence ATGAATAGAGTGGTAGCTGAGAGTAAGAAAATTGCTATGGCGGCTTTGCGCATGGCCATGACAGAAAGCCGGGAAGAAGAAGCTCACTTAAAGGAAGGATTCGGCCGGCATGGAATCCATACAGTAGCAGTGGATTATGGTGGCGAATATCTTACCGCTATTAAGAAAATCGTAGAAAGAGCCATTGTCTCTGCAAAAAGAGAAGGAGTCATTAAAGAAACTCATGGGGACGAAGGGGCTGTAGCCGGCGCAACTCGGGAAGCACTAAGTCAGATTATGCCGAAAGCCATGGGTCTCAATATCGGCGGAAAAATTGGAATTGCTCGAAGAGACGAACACCTATCGGTAGCAGTCTTCTTTGGAGTAGGACTATTGCATCTCGATGAGGTAGCAGTGGGACTTGGGCACAGAGCTGTCCCCGGAGAAACCAATGCTTAA
- a CDS encoding Na+/H+ antiporter NhaA gives MSTQKKTINFLQEFSIPLILGVFIALVWANLAPENYHHFVHNEIIGKISLHFFVNDIFMVFFFAMAAIEITQSLLPGGSLNPIKRAINPLMATVGGVLGPALVFIGLNALIGSPEFAKGWGIPTATDIALAWLVARIVFGSHHAAVSFLLLLAIVDDGIGLMIIAFFYPDPANPVAPIWLLLTLAGMLVAYGLKRKNVQSYWPYIIFGGALSWTGLYLAHVHPALALVFIVPFLPHAPREEFGLFEDDPKDHSTLKTFEHEWKIFVDFGLLLFGLTNAGVEFSGISTLTWLVFIALIGGKTIGIFLMGALATAIGFPFPKGMGYKELFVAGVIAAMGLTVALFVSGVAFVDPGLQGAAKMGALFSAIAAVIAIIAGKMLRIKKVKDTQS, from the coding sequence ATGAGTACGCAGAAAAAGACCATTAATTTCTTGCAAGAGTTTTCAATACCATTAATTCTAGGTGTTTTTATCGCACTTGTCTGGGCTAATTTGGCCCCGGAGAATTACCACCATTTTGTGCACAATGAAATTATCGGGAAAATATCCCTTCATTTCTTTGTTAATGATATCTTTATGGTGTTCTTTTTTGCTATGGCTGCGATTGAGATTACCCAGAGCCTGCTGCCTGGAGGTAGTCTAAATCCAATTAAAAGAGCTATTAACCCATTAATGGCTACTGTAGGTGGAGTATTAGGCCCGGCGCTGGTATTTATTGGCCTAAATGCACTTATAGGTAGCCCTGAATTTGCTAAAGGATGGGGTATACCTACAGCCACCGATATAGCCTTAGCATGGCTGGTGGCAAGGATTGTGTTTGGGTCTCATCACGCTGCAGTATCCTTCTTGCTACTCTTAGCTATTGTTGATGATGGAATCGGCCTTATGATTATTGCCTTCTTTTACCCCGATCCAGCCAATCCTGTAGCCCCAATTTGGTTATTGCTTACGTTAGCGGGAATGCTTGTCGCTTATGGACTTAAACGCAAAAACGTCCAGAGCTACTGGCCCTATATCATCTTTGGGGGAGCGTTGAGCTGGACCGGGCTTTATCTAGCTCATGTCCATCCAGCACTTGCGCTGGTATTCATCGTTCCCTTCTTGCCTCACGCTCCTAGAGAGGAGTTTGGCTTATTTGAGGATGACCCCAAGGATCATTCTACTCTGAAGACATTCGAGCATGAGTGGAAGATTTTCGTAGACTTCGGTCTTCTGCTATTCGGATTAACCAATGCAGGGGTAGAGTTCTCAGGAATCAGTACCCTCACATGGCTCGTTTTCATCGCTCTCATAGGAGGTAAAACTATCGGGATATTCCTAATGGGAGCTTTGGCTACAGCTATCGGCTTTCCATTTCCTAAAGGCATGGGGTATAAAGAGCTCTTTGTGGCAGGGGTAATAGCGGCTATGGGACTTACTGTTGCGTTATTTGTCTCAGGTGTGGCCTTTGTCGATCCGGGTCTGCAGGGTGCAGCGAAGATGGGAGCTCTTTTCAGTGCAATTGCGGCAGTTATTGCTATTATTGCAGGTAAGATGCTAAGAATTAAGAAAGTAAAAGACACTCAGAGTTAA
- a CDS encoding NAD(P)/FAD-dependent oxidoreductase — protein sequence MKKERVIVIGAGAAGLMAAGQAALAGAEVIVLEKKGRPGRKIAISGKGRCNLTNAENMGNVIENYPGNGRFLHGILREFDNVRLREFFAYYGVETKVERGGRVFPLSDDAEQIVEALLKYIMDAGVELATEQTVEEVLLQEGEVRGVRLSNGKIIEGKSVIICTGGGSYPATGSNGDGYRMARKLGHKVITPRPSLVPMRTYEDWVTQVQGLALRNVEASLWYGEKKQKTEFGEMLFTHFGVSGPIILTLSRWAGEALAKGNKVQLTINLKPALTSEQLDQRVQRDFKKFLNKQFKNSLDEMLPKSLIPVIIQLSEIPPERAVNSISREERKRLVQLLQVLPLTITETLPLAAAIVTAGGVDVKEIDPKTMASKKVQGIFWAGEVVDVDGVTGGYNLQAAFAMGYRAGRAAGEYVLTYQNA from the coding sequence ATGAAAAAAGAACGGGTTATTGTGATTGGTGCTGGGGCTGCAGGCCTCATGGCTGCTGGACAAGCAGCATTGGCTGGGGCCGAGGTTATAGTGCTGGAAAAGAAGGGCCGTCCCGGAAGAAAAATTGCTATTTCTGGGAAGGGCCGTTGTAATCTAACCAATGCAGAGAATATGGGAAATGTTATTGAAAATTATCCTGGTAATGGTCGTTTTCTGCATGGGATTTTACGAGAATTTGATAACGTTAGACTCCGCGAATTTTTTGCGTATTATGGTGTTGAGACCAAGGTAGAGCGGGGAGGGCGGGTTTTTCCTCTTTCCGATGATGCGGAGCAAATTGTCGAAGCCCTACTTAAATACATCATGGACGCTGGAGTGGAACTGGCAACTGAACAGACGGTAGAGGAGGTTCTCCTTCAAGAAGGCGAAGTCCGCGGGGTTCGTTTAAGCAATGGAAAGATTATTGAAGGAAAGTCCGTAATCATCTGCACTGGGGGAGGATCCTATCCGGCGACTGGCTCCAATGGAGACGGGTATCGAATGGCTCGAAAACTAGGACACAAGGTTATCACACCAAGACCATCGCTTGTTCCGATGAGGACTTATGAAGACTGGGTGACGCAAGTTCAAGGACTTGCCCTAAGGAATGTGGAAGCATCCTTATGGTATGGAGAGAAAAAGCAAAAGACAGAATTTGGCGAAATGCTCTTTACTCATTTTGGGGTGTCCGGTCCTATCATTCTTACTCTAAGCCGTTGGGCGGGGGAGGCCTTAGCCAAAGGAAATAAAGTTCAATTAACAATTAACCTCAAACCGGCACTGACTTCGGAGCAGCTGGATCAGAGGGTCCAACGAGATTTCAAAAAGTTTTTAAATAAGCAGTTCAAGAATTCCTTAGATGAAATGCTCCCCAAGAGTTTGATTCCTGTGATCATTCAGTTGTCTGAAATTCCTCCCGAACGAGCGGTTAATAGTATTAGTCGTGAGGAAAGAAAGCGCCTGGTGCAGTTATTGCAAGTACTCCCTTTAACTATTACGGAAACTTTGCCCTTAGCCGCAGCAATCGTAACAGCTGGGGGAGTGGATGTTAAGGAGATCGACCCAAAAACAATGGCTTCAAAGAAAGTTCAGGGAATTTTTTGGGCTGGAGAAGTGGTGGATGTGGATGGAGTGACTGGAGGATACAACCTGCAAGCTGCTTTTGCCATGGGCTATCGAGCCGGGCGAGCAGCGGGTGAATATGTTTTGACCTATCAGAATGCATAA
- a CDS encoding zinc-ribbon domain-containing protein, with amino-acid sequence MFCRECGSEIRKNVKFCPKCEVTPLSGTKHCQACGATTKSKQNLCKKCGAQLIKKEAVSKEDAPKAAKLASLFMPVVGLVLFFVWHKKKPQLADSVCNWSILGLIGGMILYAIGLASGVFGSLFGF; translated from the coding sequence ATGTTCTGTCGCGAATGTGGTTCAGAAATCAGAAAAAATGTTAAGTTCTGTCCAAAATGCGAAGTCACACCACTCAGTGGAACCAAGCATTGTCAAGCCTGTGGTGCAACTACTAAATCAAAACAAAATCTTTGCAAGAAATGCGGTGCTCAGCTTATTAAGAAAGAGGCTGTCTCGAAGGAGGATGCACCAAAAGCAGCCAAATTAGCTTCACTTTTTATGCCTGTTGTTGGTCTCGTACTCTTTTTTGTTTGGCATAAAAAGAAGCCTCAATTGGCTGATTCAGTTTGCAATTGGTCGATACTCGGGCTTATAGGCGGAATGATTCTTTATGCTATTGGCTTAGCATCGGGAGTATTTGGTTCGCTATTTGGTTTTTGA
- a CDS encoding DUF2085 domain-containing protein, whose product MRVGKALNYLFLCHQLPERSFFFRGHQFPICARCTGILFGYIIGGLIALKYHHIPFVVLILLLAPLGIDGGAQYLGFWKSTNRRRLFTGIAAGIAADFLLAKILLIGINHGKLLYHYVM is encoded by the coding sequence ATGAGAGTTGGAAAAGCACTAAATTATTTATTTCTATGTCACCAGTTACCAGAAAGGTCTTTCTTTTTTAGAGGCCATCAATTTCCCATCTGTGCAAGATGTACCGGAATATTATTTGGATATATAATCGGGGGATTAATTGCTTTAAAATATCATCATATTCCATTTGTAGTTTTAATCCTCTTGCTTGCTCCATTAGGAATTGATGGAGGCGCTCAATACTTGGGTTTTTGGAAAAGCACTAATCGCCGTAGATTATTTACTGGAATCGCAGCAGGAATAGCCGCTGATTTTTTACTAGCTAAAATACTTTTGATTGGCATTAATCATGGAAAGCTCTTATATCATTATGTCATGTAA
- a CDS encoding 4Fe-4S dicluster domain-containing protein — translation MLNTCQMVYHHKNCLNTKRPYAKPCRLCIDACPHQAISEYREIDSKRCTECGACMAVCPSDGIVDRYTDLFHQYIEGTQGDIILNCPQAASLGFEISCLGAIDHDLWLTLLHLAKERKITIHTGKCVECPDKKACALSVKIFKEIHEDWPDHPQVMIKVSHDQPVEDATASGKVSQASLPKTQSVEKKGWREKGWEKLEDILPGLTADEAYLIPRTRELLVRQMAACSQDKIPLPALQVRDGCTSCGVCVAICPQAALTKKEDGDELSLIYEPYKCVRCQRCVNICNPKALGFAKKQLSHRHFTGKILLHKGSPKHCVRCGKQVFDNAEPPLCIACASSKSDSIFST, via the coding sequence ATGTTAAACACATGTCAAATGGTGTATCACCATAAAAACTGCTTAAATACAAAAAGACCCTATGCAAAGCCTTGCCGCTTGTGTATTGATGCCTGCCCTCATCAAGCCATATCCGAGTATCGGGAAATCGATAGCAAAAGATGTACTGAATGTGGAGCCTGTATGGCTGTCTGTCCCAGTGATGGCATTGTGGATCGATATACTGACCTTTTCCATCAATACATCGAAGGAACCCAGGGAGATATTATTTTAAATTGTCCGCAAGCTGCGTCCTTAGGGTTTGAGATATCTTGTTTAGGGGCTATTGATCATGATTTGTGGCTAACCTTATTGCATCTTGCGAAAGAAAGAAAGATTACAATTCATACGGGTAAATGTGTCGAATGTCCGGATAAGAAGGCCTGTGCCTTAAGTGTTAAAATATTTAAAGAGATTCACGAAGATTGGCCAGATCACCCACAGGTAATGATCAAAGTCAGCCATGACCAGCCGGTTGAAGACGCAACTGCATCGGGGAAGGTAAGTCAAGCATCCCTTCCTAAAACACAATCGGTAGAGAAAAAAGGCTGGAGAGAAAAAGGCTGGGAGAAGCTTGAAGATATTTTACCCGGTTTAACAGCCGATGAAGCATACCTCATCCCCAGAACTCGTGAATTGTTGGTTAGGCAGATGGCAGCCTGTTCACAGGACAAGATTCCTCTGCCGGCTTTACAAGTGAGGGACGGTTGTACGAGCTGTGGAGTCTGTGTAGCTATCTGCCCTCAAGCTGCCCTAACGAAAAAAGAAGATGGGGATGAGCTTTCTCTAATCTACGAGCCATATAAATGTGTGCGCTGTCAACGCTGCGTCAACATTTGTAACCCTAAGGCTTTGGGTTTTGCTAAAAAGCAATTATCTCATCGTCACTTCACGGGGAAAATACTTCTCCATAAAGGTAGCCCTAAACATTGTGTTCGTTGTGGGAAGCAGGTGTTTGATAACGCTGAACCGCCCTTGTGCATTGCTTGTGCTTCCTCTAAAAGTGATAGTATTTTTTCTACTTGA
- a CDS encoding FadR/GntR family transcriptional regulator, which produces MDLKPIKTRKIYEEIVEQIRDLVSRGDLKPGDRLPSERDLVERLQVSRASIREALSALELMGLLEVRSGEGTFVRKLRSESVVAPLAWMLTMEKVTVIELLEIRKILEVQAVGIAAERAEEKDINDLSAALDDLRADLSSPTSDGSADHRFHYAITRATKNNIMIRLMDTISDLMKYVLKTSRSKLYEGKYTPALLFQEHKKIYDAIVDKDAQGAKDLMLAHLSGVEQEILKGFDEHNNPIIE; this is translated from the coding sequence TTGGACCTTAAACCAATCAAGACGCGCAAGATATACGAAGAAATAGTCGAACAGATTAGAGACTTGGTCTCTCGGGGAGATCTCAAACCGGGTGATCGATTGCCCTCGGAACGAGATTTAGTTGAGCGTTTACAAGTCAGCCGTGCTTCCATCCGTGAGGCGCTTAGTGCTTTAGAGCTAATGGGGTTGCTCGAGGTACGTAGCGGTGAAGGGACGTTCGTTCGTAAGCTACGCTCTGAATCGGTAGTTGCACCCTTGGCTTGGATGCTTACAATGGAAAAGGTGACAGTCATAGAATTATTGGAGATTCGCAAGATTCTCGAGGTTCAAGCGGTGGGGATTGCCGCCGAGCGTGCGGAAGAAAAAGATATCAATGACCTATCGGCTGCATTAGATGATTTGCGTGCAGATTTGAGTTCGCCGACTTCAGATGGTTCAGCAGATCATCGCTTTCATTATGCGATTACACGAGCAACGAAGAATAATATCATGATTCGACTAATGGATACAATCTCCGATCTTATGAAGTATGTGCTCAAGACAAGTCGCTCCAAGTTATATGAAGGAAAGTATACACCTGCACTGCTTTTTCAAGAACACAAGAAAATCTATGATGCCATTGTGGATAAGGATGCCCAAGGAGCAAAGGACTTAATGCTTGCTCATCTCAGTGGCGTCGAGCAAGAAATTTTAAAAGGATTCGATGAACACAATAATCCAATCATTGAGTAA
- a CDS encoding FadR/GntR family transcriptional regulator, which yields MNLKPIKTKKIYEEIIEQIRVLVIKGELKPGDRLPSERDLAVRFNVSRASVREALSALEMMGLVEIRSGEGTFIKEVNLDSVVTPLAWILSMEKDTLIELLEVRKMLEGQTVALAAKRAGSQDLRELEDALQAMLEDMQTGKVGEEADMRFHYAIAGASKNKILLRLMNAISDTMHQSLKASRVRLYEGNVSPERLYKEHVFILEAVTRQNEEDARRYMLEHLAGVEERLLRYYSSNDV from the coding sequence ATGAATTTAAAGCCAATAAAAACTAAGAAAATATATGAGGAAATCATTGAGCAGATCCGAGTGCTCGTGATTAAGGGAGAGCTGAAACCCGGAGATCGTTTACCTTCCGAACGGGATTTAGCGGTTCGCTTCAATGTGAGTCGCGCTTCTGTACGAGAAGCACTCAGTGCTCTTGAAATGATGGGACTAGTGGAAATTCGCAGTGGTGAAGGGACGTTTATAAAAGAGGTTAATCTGGACTCGGTCGTAACTCCGTTAGCATGGATTTTGAGTATGGAGAAAGATACATTAATAGAATTGCTCGAAGTGCGGAAAATGCTGGAAGGACAAACTGTAGCCTTAGCTGCGAAGAGGGCAGGATCCCAAGATTTACGTGAGCTTGAAGATGCACTCCAGGCAATGTTGGAAGATATGCAAACGGGCAAGGTGGGTGAAGAAGCGGATATGCGTTTTCACTACGCTATTGCTGGTGCCAGTAAGAACAAAATTCTACTCCGTCTTATGAATGCTATTTCAGACACCATGCACCAATCCTTGAAAGCCAGTAGGGTACGCCTTTATGAAGGAAATGTTTCACCTGAAAGACTATATAAAGAACATGTATTTATTTTAGAGGCTGTTACCAGGCAAAATGAGGAAGATGCCCGTCGCTATATGCTCGAACACTTAGCCGGAGTTGAAGAGCGTTTGTTAAGATATTACTCTAGTAATGATGTATAG
- a CDS encoding L-lactate permease, which produces MPWTQDYAALGGSLGLTALAVSIPIVFLFWALAVKGMKGYLAGLLALAITIVDVIIVYKMPVTLALSATAYGMLYGLWPIAWIVITAVYLYNLTVESGQFEVIKSSIASISNDRRLQALIVAFCFGAFLEGAAGFGAPVAITGALLIGLGFDPIKAAGLCLIANTAPVAFGAIGAPIIAAGAVTGMGDFVISQAVGRQLPFISVIIPLYLVILMAGWKSAKEVMPAILVTGISFAVAQWWSSNTLGAYLPDIISSLFSLVCTTVFLRFWKPKKVWRFPHERDKEEPVANKYTGGQIAKAWSPFVILTAMVTIWGLPGFKSLILDQLHLVLKFSWPGLDGMIYKAAPIVAKPTVYDAIFKWDFLSAGGTAILIAAIISCFVLGIKPGKAVKVFKDTLKQLIYPVINIAAVLGFAYLANYSGLSYTLGLFFASTGAMFPVLSPVLGWLGVFLTGSDTSANALFGKLQQVTAEQIGINPVLTVAANSSGGVVGKMISPQSIAVAAAATGLVGRESELFKFTVKHSLAMLVAVIVIICLQAYVVPGMVPTIAEAAAFLQ; this is translated from the coding sequence ATGCCATGGACACAGGATTACGCAGCACTTGGTGGCAGTCTTGGACTGACTGCACTCGCTGTTTCTATTCCGATTGTTTTTTTATTTTGGGCCTTAGCTGTTAAAGGAATGAAAGGGTATCTTGCAGGATTGCTTGCCCTTGCCATAACCATTGTGGATGTTATTATAGTTTATAAAATGCCAGTGACCCTCGCTCTTTCTGCTACAGCATATGGTATGCTCTATGGGCTTTGGCCGATTGCCTGGATCGTTATTACCGCTGTGTACTTATACAATTTAACTGTAGAATCCGGACAATTCGAAGTCATTAAAAGTTCTATCGCTTCCATTTCTAATGACCGTCGTCTTCAAGCTCTGATTGTTGCTTTCTGCTTTGGAGCATTCCTAGAAGGTGCAGCTGGTTTCGGTGCTCCCGTTGCTATCACCGGTGCTCTTCTTATCGGCCTTGGCTTCGATCCCATTAAAGCAGCCGGACTTTGCTTGATTGCTAATACTGCTCCAGTTGCCTTTGGTGCTATCGGAGCTCCGATCATTGCGGCAGGTGCTGTTACCGGCATGGGTGACTTTGTAATTTCCCAAGCCGTTGGCCGTCAACTTCCTTTCATTTCTGTTATTATCCCTCTTTATCTTGTTATTCTAATGGCTGGTTGGAAATCTGCTAAAGAAGTTATGCCTGCCATTCTCGTTACCGGGATATCCTTCGCAGTTGCTCAATGGTGGTCATCTAACACCCTTGGTGCCTATCTACCAGACATCATCTCTTCTTTGTTCTCGCTCGTATGTACTACTGTATTCTTAAGATTCTGGAAACCTAAAAAGGTATGGCGTTTCCCTCATGAGAGAGATAAAGAAGAGCCTGTCGCCAACAAATATACCGGTGGACAAATTGCTAAGGCCTGGTCACCCTTCGTCATTCTTACTGCAATGGTTACTATTTGGGGACTTCCTGGCTTCAAGAGCTTAATTCTTGATCAACTCCATCTAGTGCTTAAGTTCAGCTGGCCTGGCCTCGATGGCATGATTTACAAAGCAGCTCCTATCGTTGCTAAACCTACAGTCTATGACGCCATCTTCAAATGGGACTTCTTATCTGCTGGCGGTACTGCAATTTTGATCGCTGCAATCATCAGTTGTTTCGTTCTAGGAATCAAACCTGGAAAGGCTGTTAAAGTATTCAAAGATACCCTGAAACAGTTGATTTATCCAGTCATCAATATCGCTGCAGTTCTTGGTTTTGCTTATCTAGCTAACTACTCCGGTCTTTCTTATACTTTGGGACTCTTCTTTGCTTCTACCGGAGCAATGTTCCCTGTCCTTTCCCCGGTGTTAGGGTGGTTGGGTGTATTCCTCACTGGTTCTGATACTTCCGCCAATGCCCTGTTTGGTAAGCTGCAACAAGTTACTGCAGAGCAAATTGGAATCAATCCAGTTCTCACTGTTGCGGCTAACAGTTCCGGTGGTGTTGTCGGTAAAATGATCTCTCCACAATCCATCGCCGTGGCTGCTGCTGCTACCGGTTTGGTTGGACGTGAGTCCGAGCTCTTTAAGTTTACGGTTAAGCACTCTTTGGCAATGCTCGTTGCAGTAATTGTGATTATCTGTCTTCAAGCATACGTGGTTCCCGGTATGGTTCCAACCATCGCTGAAGCAGCAGCATTTCTACAATAA
- a CDS encoding pseudouridine synthase: MKDNQNESGERLQKVLAQAGLASRRHAEEIIEQGRVQVNGEVIRTLGTKVRPGDQIIVDGSLLKMPEKKYDYYLLHKPTGYITSVTDPQGRKTVMDLMKGVPQRVYPVGRLDYDTSGLLVLTNDGELAHRLMHPSYGVEKTYRVEVHEWIPTQVRQRLEKGVELEDGKTAPAKVQEVIQKSQGSRPCYEITIHEGRNRQVRRMFKAIGYPLTSLKRIRFGSLRLEEKMAPGKFRPLTTLEVQKLRQEVELK; encoded by the coding sequence TTGAAAGATAATCAGAATGAATCAGGTGAACGGTTGCAAAAGGTTTTAGCACAGGCGGGGCTTGCTTCTCGACGGCATGCTGAAGAGATAATCGAGCAGGGAAGGGTTCAAGTGAATGGTGAGGTCATACGGACCTTGGGAACCAAGGTAAGACCGGGTGATCAGATTATAGTGGATGGTAGCCTTCTGAAAATGCCCGAAAAGAAATATGACTATTATCTATTGCACAAACCTACCGGCTATATCACCAGCGTCACAGACCCTCAAGGGAGAAAGACGGTCATGGACCTGATGAAAGGAGTTCCCCAGCGGGTATATCCTGTGGGGCGCCTGGATTACGATACGTCGGGGCTACTTGTCTTAACCAATGATGGGGAACTGGCTCACCGCTTAATGCACCCTTCCTATGGGGTGGAGAAAACCTATCGAGTTGAGGTACATGAGTGGATTCCTACGCAGGTAAGACAACGATTAGAAAAAGGAGTGGAATTGGAAGACGGAAAAACAGCCCCGGCCAAGGTGCAAGAGGTTATTCAAAAGAGCCAAGGCTCTCGGCCTTGCTATGAGATTACCATTCATGAAGGCCGGAATCGTCAAGTTAGACGGATGTTCAAGGCAATCGGTTATCCCTTGACTTCTCTAAAGCGGATTCGCTTTGGTTCTCTTCGACTCGAGGAGAAGATGGCACCGGGAAAATTTCGGCCCTTAACAACTCTAGAAGTCCAGAAGTTACGTCAAGAGGTAGAACTAAAATAG
- a CDS encoding ArnT family glycosyltransferase, which yields MGLGGMGQRVKGILVFILVVGVILRLQGVENPYLDDQGWRQADTASMALNMLGHLGDFPDVLFPTLNYDGSGPQPVELEFPFLPYLLAWTWTIFGWYDLWGRLWAISFSVLTMIGVYQFGKLTFSIRAGLWAVAFYAVIPLTTYYGRTVMPEPVAQAFSIWALIAVIHWRKEPSFIRLLGASLLMSGAILAKLPQLMIFPVALLLGFYPLQGRIGKMLTYSVLSLFLPMIYYSWVHMGAAGSSQFVSGIFSYQIMGDQNNYVQDLLMNLKRGLGFPTLLALMGMIIMIREESLKNEVHLAMILWAVVCCFYLGVICLKIPLDYYLVPIALPIALLAGFALDKGEQTPTIGVGVLILSLLLTSQYTNDRPKYLWDEQVLTQAKWIREYTQKESVLILSGSPPMTLYYAQRYGYRLISSDDVQAWLDLHTLSGDYLVVLPHSRGEEFRKRIEASFPQVGPGVYKIQDKI from the coding sequence ATGGGGTTGGGTGGAATGGGTCAGAGAGTAAAGGGTATTTTGGTTTTCATCCTAGTGGTGGGGGTCATATTGCGTCTCCAGGGAGTAGAGAATCCCTACTTGGACGATCAGGGTTGGCGCCAGGCCGACACTGCGAGTATGGCTTTAAATATGCTGGGACATCTGGGAGATTTTCCTGATGTCCTTTTTCCTACTCTGAATTATGATGGGAGCGGCCCGCAGCCTGTGGAGTTAGAATTTCCTTTTTTGCCCTATCTTCTGGCTTGGACCTGGACAATCTTTGGTTGGTATGATCTCTGGGGGAGACTGTGGGCTATCTCCTTTTCTGTACTTACCATGATTGGAGTCTACCAATTTGGCAAGTTGACCTTCTCCATACGAGCAGGTTTATGGGCAGTTGCCTTTTATGCAGTTATCCCTTTGACGACCTATTATGGAAGGACGGTCATGCCGGAACCTGTGGCTCAGGCTTTCAGTATCTGGGCTTTAATCGCAGTAATCCACTGGCGGAAGGAACCTTCCTTTATTCGTTTGCTGGGGGCTTCATTACTAATGTCCGGGGCTATTTTGGCCAAGCTTCCTCAACTGATGATTTTTCCCGTAGCTTTGTTGCTCGGTTTTTACCCTTTGCAGGGCAGGATAGGAAAAATGTTGACCTATAGTGTCTTATCTTTATTTCTGCCTATGATATACTATAGTTGGGTTCATATGGGGGCGGCGGGGAGCAGTCAATTTGTATCGGGGATTTTCTCCTACCAGATAATGGGTGATCAAAATAATTATGTCCAAGATTTGTTGATGAATCTGAAGAGGGGATTAGGTTTTCCGACTCTTTTGGCCCTGATGGGGATGATCATCATGATTCGTGAGGAAAGCCTAAAGAATGAAGTACATCTTGCCATGATTTTATGGGCAGTGGTTTGCTGTTTTTATCTGGGAGTGATTTGCCTAAAGATTCCCTTGGATTATTATCTTGTTCCGATAGCCTTGCCGATCGCGCTGCTGGCTGGGTTTGCCCTTGATAAAGGAGAGCAAACTCCAACCATTGGGGTTGGAGTGCTAATCCTCAGTCTGCTTTTGACCAGCCAATATACTAATGACAGGCCGAAATATTTGTGGGATGAACAAGTTCTCACTCAAGCGAAATGGATTCGCGAATATACCCAAAAGGAAAGTGTTTTGATTTTAAGCGGATCTCCGCCCATGACCCTTTATTATGCTCAACGTTATGGTTATCGTTTGATCAGTTCTGATGATGTGCAGGCCTGGTTGGATTTACATACTCTGTCTGGGGATTACCTTGTCGTCCTCCCTCATTCTAGGGGGGAGGAGTTCCGGAAGCGGATCGAAGCAAGCTTTCCACAGGTCGGTCCCGGGGTATATAAAATACAAGATAAGATATGA